The following are from one region of the Colius striatus isolate bColStr4 chromosome Z, bColStr4.1.hap1, whole genome shotgun sequence genome:
- the LOC133628696 gene encoding keratin, type I cytoskeletal 14-like, producing MSTTVRQYSSSTSLKGGLGGLGGGSSRLSSSVRLGGGGYRAPSVHGGSGSYSVSSRVVSGLGSGYGGSYCSSVGGGLGAGFGGSYGSGFGAGFGAGFGGGFGGGDGILLAGEKETMQNLNDRLAAYLDKVRALEEANTDLEVKIREWYKKQGPGPERDYSPYYRTIDDLRNKILGATVDNANILLQIDNARLTSDDFRTKFETEQALRMSVEADINGLRRVLDELTLSRADLEMQIENLKEELAYLKKNHEEEMNALRGQVGGEISVEMDAAPGIDLTKILAEMREQYESLADKNRRDAEQWFFSKTEELNREVAINTEQLQSGKTEITELRRTIQSLEIDLQSQLSTKAALEGTLADTEARYGTQLAQLQGLITSVEEQLAELRCDMERQNHEYRVLLDVKCRLEQEIATYRRLLEGEDAHMSSHYISQPVKEGPVTTRQIRTIFEEVQDGKVISSREQITQAAH from the exons ATGAGCACCACTGTCAGGCAATACTCGTCCTCCACCTCCCTCAAGGGAGGCTTGGGTGGGCTGGGTGGAGGCTCCAGCAGGCTTTCGTCCTCCGTGCGCCTGGGGGGAGGAGGGTACAGAGCCCCCAGCGTCCACGGAGGCTCTGGCAGCTACTCGGTGTCTTCACGCGTGGTGTCGGGGCTGGGAAGCGGCTACGGGGGCAGCTACTGCAGCAGTGTTGGAGGGGGCCTGGGAGCTGGCTTTGGGGGTAGCTATGGGTCTGGCTTTGGTGCTGGCTTTGGTGCTGGCTTTGGAGGAGGCTTTGGAGGCGGCGACGGCATCCTGCTGGCTGGCGAAAAGGAGACGATGCAGAACCTCAACGACCGTCTGGCTGCCTACCTGGACAAAGTGCGTGCCCTGGAGGAGGCCAACACTGACCTGGAGGTCAAGATCAGGGAGTGGTACAAGAAGCAGGGACCTGGTCCGGAGCGTGACTACAGCCCCTACTACAGGACGATCGATGATCTCAGGAACAAG ATCTTGGGGGCCACAGTGGACAATGCCAACATCCTCCTGCAGATTGACAACGCCAGGTTGACATCTGATGACTTCAGGACCAA GTTTGAGACGGAGCAGGCTCTGCGCATGAGCGTGGAGGCCGACATCAACGGCCTGCGCAGGGTCCTGGATGAGCTGACCCTGTCCAGAGCTGACCTGGAGATGCAGATCGAGAACCTGAAGGAAGAGCTGGCCTACCTCAAGAAGAACCACGAGGAG GAAATGAACGCCCTGCGCGGGCAGGTGGGCGGCGAGATCAGCGTGGAGATGGACGCGGCTCCTGGAATCGACCTCACCAAGATCCTggctgagatgagggagcagtACGAGAGCCTGGCGGACAAGAACCGCCGTGACGCCGAGCAGTGGTTCTTCAGCAAG ACGGAAGAGCTGAACCGGGAGGTGGCCATCAACAcggagcagctgcagagcgGCAAGACGGAGATCACGGAGCTGCGCCGCACCATCCAGAGCCTGGAGATCGACCTGCAGTCCCAGCTCAGCACG AAAGCGGCGCTGGAGGGCACCTTGGCTGACACAGAAGCCCGCTACGGCACCCAGCTGGCCCAGCTGCAGGGGCTGATCACCAGCGTGGAGGAGCAGCTGGCCGAGCTGCGCTGCGACATGGAGCGACAGAACCACGAGTACAGGGTCCTCCTGGACGTCAAGTGCCGTCTGGAGCAGGAGATCGCCACGTACCGCCGGCTGCTGGAGGGCGAGGATGCCCA CATGTCATCCCACTACATCTCACAGCCTGTAAAAGAAG GCCCCGTAACTACCCGTCAAATCCGCACAATCTTTGAGGAAGTCCAGGATGGGAAGGTGATTTCCTCCCGTGAGCAGATCACCCAGGCTGCCCACTAA